A genomic segment from Montipora foliosa isolate CH-2021 chromosome 9, ASM3666993v2, whole genome shotgun sequence encodes:
- the LOC137971885 gene encoding 52 kDa repressor of the inhibitor of the protein kinase-like, with the protein MKIQKEKMPDRQKLRSIIKTVVLCGKQNMALRGHRDDSSHLDESSGNPGNFQALLNFRVEAGDKVLANRFANGPRNATYRSKTIQNEILEVLGTYIQDKIVAEINEAGAFSLLADKASDSSNKEQLPLVLRCGDKERNVRE; encoded by the coding sequence ATGAAGATACAGAAAGAGAAAATGCCGGACAGACAGAAGTTACGATCTATCATTAAAACTGTTGTGCTTTGTGGTAAACAGAACATGGCATTACGAGGTCACCGCGATGACTCGTCACACCTAGACGAATCTTCAGGCAACCCAGGGAACTTTCAAGCCCTACTTAATTTCAGAGTGGAAGCTGGAGATAAAGTCCTAGCAAATCGTTTTGCCAACGGCCCAAGAAATGCAACATACCGCTCCAAGACGATTCAGAATGAGATCCTAGAAGTGTTAGGCACTTACATTCAAGACAAGATCGTCGCAGAGATTAATGAAGCAGGTGCATTTTCCCTTCTGGCGGATAAGGCAAGTGACAGCAGCAACAAGGAACAATTACCACTCGTTCTAAGATGTGGcgacaaagaaagaaatgtcagaGAATAA
- the LOC137971886 gene encoding 52 kDa repressor of the inhibitor of the protein kinase-like — protein MDFCKGQCYDGAGNLSGPCNGAAAIVRRQYPKAIYTHCMAHRLNLSVVSACRMQNVRNMFDTVGEVTRSFEYSPKKKARLVQKVKDVCPESGRHKLLDVCKTRWIQRIDGLEVSQELYEAIVATLETIKANADRSWNADSPKKAVSHFHAIANFDFVVTLTVCQAVLAFTKGLTVKIQGASSDILGVFRNIKDVVKTLSSMGQKVEENLAKWFQKACQIAEKLDITVQKPRTCQVQRNRANNPAETVEDHYRRNLTIPLVDHLINEFETRFGSGYQETAVQCLFAVPSMLLASKETWRTSFDRFSTFHEDSLPSPLSLDAEMTLWQRKWERRDPSTVPATVAATLKEIDSGIYPNITECFKIFSTLPVPTCECERNVSALRRLKTYLRTTMSQTRLTGIALLHIHYNMDIDFDEIIRRFASLHLRRMQLANILSD, from the coding sequence ATGGATTTCTGCAAGGGACAGTGTTATGATGGTGCAGGCAACCTGTCAGGACCTTGTAATGGTGCAGCAGCAATTGTCAGAAGGCAATATCCAAAGGCTATATACACTCATTGTATGGCTCACCGCCTAAACCTCTCTGTTGTAAGTGCGTGCAGGATGCAGAATGTTCGAAATATGTTTGATACCGTTGGAGAGGTAACCAGATCCTTTGAGTACTCTCCGAAGAAAAAAGCTCGCCTTGTCCAGAAAGTGAAAGACGTCTGTCCCGAATCCGGCCGTCACAAGCTCCTCGATGTTTGTAAGACCCGCTGGATTCAGCGTATAGATGGTTTGGAGGTCTCCCAGGAGCTTTATGAAGCCATCGTTGCAACGCTGGAAACCATCAAAGCAAATGCAGACAGAAGTTGGAATGCAGATTCACCGAAGAAAGCAGTTAGCCATTTCCACGCTATCGCAAATTTTGACTTCGTTGTTACCTTAACAGTCTGCCAAGCAGTTCTAGCGTTCACTAAGGGGCTAACAGTTAAGATTCAAGGCGCATCCAGTGACATACTGGGCGTTTTTCGCAACATTAAAGATGTGGTTAAAACGTTATCTTCTATGGGCCAAAAGGTAGAAGAGAATCTTGCAAAATGGTTTCAAAAAGCATGCCAAATTGCCGAGAAGCTGGACATCACAGTGCAAAAACCAAGAACCTGTCAGGTACAACGCAACCGTGCAAACAACCCTGCTGAAACGGTAGAAGACCACTACAGGAGAAATCTTACGATTCCCTTGGTTGACCATCTGATCAACGAGTTCGAAACTCGATTTGGCAGTGGTTACCAAGAAACAGCAGTACAGTGCCTATTTGCTGTTCCCTCAATGCTGCTGGCATCAAAAGAAACGTGGAGAACGTCCTTTGACCGGTTTTCTACGTTTCATGAAGATTCGTTGCCGTCCCCTTTAAGCCTAGATGCCGAGATGACTTTATGGCAAAGAAAGTGGGAACGAAGAGATCCTAGTACCGTCCCAGCAACTGTGGCAGCAACTTTAAAGGAGATCGATTCAGGAATATATCCTAACATTACAGAGTGCTTCAAAATTTTTTCCACGCTGCCAGTCCCCACATGCGAGTGCGAAAGGAATGTGTCGGCTTTGAGGCGACTAAAAACATATTTACGAACCACGATGTCACAGACAAGATTGACAGGAATTGCCTTGTTGCACATTCATTACAACATGGACATTGATTTTGATGAAATAATTCGTAGGTTTGCAAGTCTCCATCTAAGAAGAATGCAACTTGCAAATATATTGTCCGATTGA
- the LOC137971887 gene encoding uncharacterized protein, which translates to MTSKPRALVLGHSFVRRVLEFIDLRQANDSYRRDLNLSEVCEVEIFGIGGRTVDKMIRFDLEFIKRNAPNVVVLELGSNDICDSHCDADTVVLSIVAFTELLIKSLSPSSSATRDPNPAPAGPSGSSSASRDDNAIPSPSGLGQLSPEVLHAITTAITQALQSSSSSGPTIQFIPVPANTAPQGVHHATDQQSPSLGATVQGACPSGHTCFNEVWFYSKELATLGANWKFYDENFRKLRESQGVPWNQVHSELWLRSHSFRAKPNTQPRKSKIDSPFIPKGYCWKFHRSLHCTSVFDVGNHTPLPNVPSQNLIRVKGQSQAFPLSGALPTPVKVERLAYYPEGYNEQLYEELISGFLHGFRLHFHGPQIGHVSTNLLSAAQHPEIVDSKLAKEVLAGRVLGPFKHPPFDNFRVSLLGVIPKQKPGEYRMIHHLSFPHGGSVNDFIPSEFCSVHYASVDDAVRIIKKLGKGCTLAKTDVRSAFRIIPVHPKEHHLLGMKWRGEFYVDCCLPMGLASSCRSFEKLSTAMEWVARNKFDIPYIIHIFDDFLIAAESPSKCRTSLQNFLHFCEDLGVSMAPEKTEGPTQVLSFAGIELDCNRQEARLPMEKVAKCLSAIAHLQSKKKVTLKKLQFITGLLNFACSVIIPGRVFLRRLINLTIGIKKPYHFIRLNTEVQKDLRI; encoded by the exons ATGACTTCTAAACCACGCGCTCTTGTCTTAGGGCATTCATTCGTGCGACGAGTACTTGAGTTTATTGACCTCCGTCAAGCAAACGATAGCTACCGTCGCGACCTTAACTTATCTGAAGTCTGCGAAGTCGAGATTTTTGGTATTGGAGGTCGCACGGTCGATAAGATGATTCGATTTGATCTTGAATTCATTAAGAGGAACGCCCCCAATGTCGTGGTTCTGGAGCTCGGCTCGAATGATATTTGCGACAGTCATTGCGATGCGGACACCGTTGTGCTTTCCATAGTCGCTTTTACTGAATTGCTGATCAAGAGTCTATCG CCCTCATCCTCTGCAACTAGAGACCCCAATCCTGCCCCAGCCGGCCCAAGCGGATCCTCATCAGCCAGCCGAGACGATAATGCCATTCCTAGCCCAAGTGGACTCGGACAACTATCCCCAGAAGTTCTTCATGCCATAACTACGGCCATTACCCAGGCTTTGCAGTCTTCATCTTCCTCGGGTCCTACTATACAGTTTATCCCTGTCCCAGCAAATACTGCGCCACAGGGTGTGCACCATGCCACAGATCAGCAGAGCCCCTCCTTAGGAGCCACAGTGCAAGG AGCGTGTCCCTCAGGACACACCTGCTTTAATGAAGTATGGTTCTATAGTAAGGAACTAGCAACACTGGGGGCTAATTGGAAGTTTTACGATGAGAATTTTAGGAAACTTAGGGAGTCGCAAGGGGTGCCATGGAACCAAGTTCATTCCGAATTGTGGCTGAGGTCCCATTCCTTTCGCGCCAAACCAAATACCCAGCCACGGAAATCCAAGATCGACAGCCCCTTCATTCCCAAAGGTTACTGCTGGAAATTCCATAGAAGCCTTCATTGCACCAGTGTTTTCGATGTGGGCAATCACACCCCATTGCCAAATGTCCCCAGCCAAAACCTCATCCGGGTCAAAGGACAAAGCCAAGCATTCCCCCTGTCCGGAGCACTCCCAACACCAGTCAAAGTTGAGAGGCTGGCCTATTATCCAGAAGGATACAATGAACAACTTTATGAGGAACTAATTTCAGGTTTTTTGCACGGTTTTCGTTTACATTTTCATGGACCACAAATTGGCCATGTTTCCACTAATCTTCTTTCTGCAGCACAGCATCCAGAAATTGTTGATAGTAAACTAGCCAAGGAGGTGCTTGCAGGCAGAGTACTAGGCCCATTTAAACATCCCCCATTCGATAATTTCAGAGTGTCCCTTTTGGGGGTTATTCCTAAACAAAAGCCAGGTGAATATAGAATGATCCATCATCTCTCTTTTCCACATGGTGGCTCAGTCAATGATTTCATTCCTTCTGAGTTCTGTTCAGTCCACTATGCTTCCGTTGATGATGCGGTACGGATCATCAAGAAGTTAGGAAAAGGTTGTACTTTGGCGAAGACTGATGTTCGGAGTGCTTTCCGCATAATCCCGGTACACCCTAAGGAACACCATTTATTAGGGATGAAATGGAGGGGCGAATTCTATGTTGATTGCTGTTTACCTATGGGGCTAGCCAGTTCATGCAGAAGTTTTGAGAAGCTTAGCACTGCAATGGAATGGGTGGCTCGGAACAAATTCGATATACCATATATTATACACATATTTGATGATTTCCTGATTGCTGCAGAGTCCCCTAGCAAATGCAGGACTAGCCTTCAAAACTTCTTGCACTTCTGTGAGGATTTAGGAGTCTCCATGGCACCTGAAAAAACTGAGGGCCCTACCCAGGTATTGTCATTTGCAGGCATAGAATTAGATTGTAACAGGCAAGAAGCCAGACTTCCGATGGAAAAAGTTGCCAAATGTTTATCCGCAATAGCTCACTTGCAAAGTAAGAAAAAGGTGACCTTGAAAAAGCTCCAATTCATTACTGGCCTTTTGAACTTTGCTTGTTCAGTGATAATTCCAGGCAGGGTTTTCCTGCGCAGGCTGATTAATCTTACCATAGGCATAAAAAAGCCCTATCATTTTATCCGCTTGAATACAGAAGTTCAAAAGGACTTACGAATTTGA